From Salvia splendens isolate huo1 chromosome 16, SspV2, whole genome shotgun sequence, a single genomic window includes:
- the LOC121770699 gene encoding putative aminoacrylate hydrolase RutD — MGKCFSFTSSRDKCYRWSFSSAGLRSLTANLGDGTFIHSWGPKAHKPNKPTLVLLHGIGANAMWQWGDFVSPLSTKFNVYVPDLLFFGDSYTSRPERGEGFQAECVYRALVAAGVRGRMSVVGLSYGGFVAYSMAALFPEAVERVVIGCAGVCLEERDMEEGMFRVRSVEEAIEILLAQTPEKLRELMRLSFYKPAKNVPSCFLADFIHVMCTENLQERKELIYALHKDRKLSDLPKITQPTLIIWGEHDQVFPIELAHRLVRHLGNNAELVLLKNAGHAINMEKTKELYKHLKSFLTRKLENNGKSSKVD; from the exons ATGGGGAAGTGTTTCAGCTTCACATCGTCAAGGGACAAGTGTTACCGGTGGTCCTTCTCCTCCGCCGGGCTCCGCTCCCTCACGGCCAACCTCGGTGACGGCACCTTCATCCACAGCTGGGGGCCCAAGGCCCACAAGCCCAACAAGCCGACGCTCGTCCTCCTCCACGGAATCGGCGCCAACGCAATGTGGCAGTGGGGCGACTTCGTTTCTCCCTTGTCAACCAAATTCAACGTCTACGTTCCCGATTTGTTGTTTTTCGGCGACTCCTACACCTCGCGGCCGGAGCGGGGGGAGGGGTTTCAGGCGGAGTGTGTGTACCGGGCGTTGGTGGCGGCGGGGGTGAGGGGGCGGATGAGCGTGGTGGGGCTCAGCTACGGCGGGTTTGTGGCCTACAGCATGGCGGCGTTGTTCCCGGAGGCGGTGGAGAGGGTGGTGATTGGGTGCGCTGGGGTTTGCTTGGAGGAGAGGGATATGGAGGAGGGGATGTTTAGGGTGAGGAGTGTGGAGGAGGCTATTGAGATTTTGCTGGCGCAGACGCCGGAGAAGCTGAGGGAGCTGATGCGGCTGTCGTTTTACAAGCCGGCGAAGAATGTGccttcttgctttcttgctgATTTTATTCAT GTAATGTGTACAGAGAATCTTCAAGAACGAAAAGAGTTGATCTACGCGTTGCATAAGGATAGAAAGCTCTCGGATCTGCCTAAAATCACTCAG CCTACGTTGATAATATGGGGAGAACACGACCAGGTTTTCCCGATAGAATTGGCTCATAGATTAGTAAG GCACTTGGGAAACAATGCAGAGCTCGTGCTACTAAAAAATGCAGGACACGCGATCAATATGGAGAAGACAAAGGAGCTATACAAGCACTTAAAGTCGTTCCTCACCCGGAAGCTCGAGAACAACGGGAAGAGTAGCAAGGTTGACTGA
- the LOC121769836 gene encoding haloacid dehalogenase-like hydrolase domain-containing protein At4g39970, which translates to MACFLSAPPFLSSRTPLFKPCNPTFSPASSRTRRLVLTASARALQALIFDCDGVILESEHLHRQAYNDAFAHFNVRCPSSPSPAPLDWTPEFYDELQNLIGGGKPKMRWYFKEHGWPTSTISDSAPQSDEDRANLVDILQDWKTERYKEIIRSGTVEPRPGVLRLMDEAKASGRKLAVCSAATKSSVVLCLENLIGLERFQGLDCFLAGDDVKEKKPDPMIYVTAAKKLGVSEKDCLVVEDSVIGLQAATGAGMSCVISYTSSTANQDFTAAAAIYPDLSNVRLADLEALLGDVVAAK; encoded by the exons ATGGCTTGTTTCCTCTCCGCCCCTCCCTTTCTCTCCTCCCGCACTCCTCTCTTCAAACCTTGCAACCCCACTTTCTCCCCCGCATCTTCACGAACCCGACGCCTAGTCCTCACAGCCTCCGCCAGAGCTCTCCAAGCTCTCATCTTCGACTGCGACGGCGTCATCCTCGAGTCCGAGCATCTCCACCGCCAAGCCTACAACGACGCCTTCGCCCACTTCAACGTCCGCTGCCCGTCTTCCCCCTCGCCCGCGCCCCTCGATTGGACCCCCGAATTTTACGACGAGCTGCAAAACCTCATCGGCGGCGGCAAACCCAAAATGAGATG GTATTTCAAGGAGCACGGGTGGCCGACTTCGACAATTTCCGATTCGGCGCCCCAGAGTGATGAAGATAGAGCAAACTTGGTTGACATTCTTCAG GACTGGAAGACGGAGAGGTACAAAGAAATAATTAGATCCGGAACT GTTGAGCCCAGACCAGGAGTTTTGAGATTGATGGACGAGGCAAAAGCTTCT GGAAGAAAGCTAGCCGTCTGCTCTGCTGCAACTAAGAGTTCAGTAGTTTTGTGTTTAGAAAATCTAATTGGATTG GAGCGCTTCCAAGGCCTCGATTGCTTCCTAGCAG GGGATGATGTGAaggaaaagaagcccgatccgATGATCTATGTCACAGCCGCCAAG AAACTAGGCGTGTCGGAGAAGGATTGCTTGGTGGTAGAAGACAGTGTTATTGGATTGCAG GCTGCAACGGGAGCAGGAATGTcgtgtgtgatctcatacacgTCGTCTACTGCTAACCAG GATTtcacagcagcagcagcaatcTACCCTGACTTGAGCAATGTCCGATTGGCGGACTTGGAGGCGTTGCTTGGAGACGTCGTGGCTGCAAAGTAA